A genome region from Corvus cornix cornix isolate S_Up_H32 unplaced genomic scaffold, ASM73873v5 scaffold5, whole genome shotgun sequence includes the following:
- the YIPF2 gene encoding protein YIPF2 isoform X1: MTGNGSSRDGPSGTIVGAERRGGSAGRERDGPGGNHCRRGAGEGRVHVGGAGARGSAMDEPRPHGESRDTPGPVPVPVPVPSVTPRAPSDSREAPEPRSGPSVAVPLPEPPEDGDDADTAELLAGQRQPRGFWTFEYYQAFFDVDTRQVLERIKASVLPVPGKNFVRHRLRNNPDLYGPFWICATLALALAISGDLSQLGAARGGPEHRYRPRFHHALAPHPGPVPVTPPCPPSARGRDPHLQLRGLVPLGLWGALSWARGGSGGSFSLLETLCAYGYSLAALVPAAVLWALPVPWLRWAVLAVLAVPSAAALAVTFWPPLRAGGRVPALAGGPRWWPCTPCWPWAASSTSSSPSPQRDLGGPPWGSPPPTLPTLHGEGGLGWGKPLDRGTPPSPPPDPPSSEPAPLREPK; the protein is encoded by the exons ATGACCGGAAACGGCTCCAGTCGGGACGGACCGAGCGGAACCATCGTGGGGGCGGAAcggcgcggcgggagcgcgggACGGGAGCGAGACGGACCGGGCGGAAACCACTGTAGACGGGGCGCGGGGGAGGGACGAGTCCACGTCGGCGGAGCCGGCG CGAGAGGCTCCGCCATGGACGAGCCCCGGCCTCACGGTGAGTCCCGTGATACCCCAGGCCCGGTGCCGGTTCCGGTGCCGGTTCCCTCCGTGACCCCCCGGGCCCCCTCAGACTCCCGGGAGGCGCCGGAGCCGCGGTCGGGACCCTCCGTGGCGGTGCCGCTGCCGGAGCCCCCCGAGGACGGGGACGATGCCGACACGGCCGAG CTCCTGGCGGGGCAGCGGCAGCCGCGCGGCTTCTGGACCTTCGAGTATTACCAGGCGTTTTTCGACGTGGACACGCGGCAG GTGCTGGAGCGCATCAAGGCCTCGGTGCTGCCGGTACCGGGGAAGAACTTTGTGCGTCACCGGCTGCGCAACAACCCCGACCTGTAcg GCCCGTTCTGGATCTGTGCCAccctggctctggctctggccATCAGCGGGGACCTGTCCCAGCTCGGCGCCGCCCGCGGGGGCCCCGAGCACCGGTACCGGCCCCGCTTCCACCACG CCCTTGCCCCGCACCCTGGGCCCGTTCCCGTgacccccccgtgcccccccaGTGCCCGTGGCCGTGACCCTCATCTTCAGCTACGCGGGCTGGTGCCGCTGGGGCTCTGGGGGGCCCTGAGCTGGGCccgggggggctcggggggctcCTTCAGCCTCCTGGAGACCCTCTGTGCCTACGGCTACTCCCTGGCTGCGCTCGTGCCCGCCGCT GTGCTGTGGGCGCTGCCGGTGCCGTGGCTGcgctgggcagtgctggccgTGCTGGCCGTGCCCTCGGCCGCAGCTCTGGCCGTCACCTTCTGGCCGCCCCTGAGGGCTGGTGGCCGCGTGCCCGCGCTGGCCGGGGGGCCGCGCTGGTGGCCCTGCACACCCTGCTGGCCCTGGGCTGCCAG ctctaCTTCTTCGAGCCCCTCCCCACAGCGGGATCTTGGGGGGCCCCCGTGGGGATCCCCCCCTCCAACGCTTCCCACCCTGCACGGTGAGggggggctgggatgggggaagcCCCTGGACCGAGGGACCCCCCCATCCCCCCCCCCCGACCCCCCCTCCTCGGAGCCCGCTCCGCTCCGTGAGCCCAAATAA
- the YIPF2 gene encoding protein YIPF2 isoform X3, translating to MTGNGSSRDGPSGTIVGAERRGGSAGRERDGPGGNHCRRGAGEGRVHVGGAGARGSAMDEPRPHDSREAPEPRSGPSVAVPLPEPPEDGDDADTAELLAGQRQPRGFWTFEYYQAFFDVDTRQVLERIKASVLPVPGKNFVRHRLRNNPDLYGPFWICATLALALAISGDLSQLGAARGGPEHRYRPRFHHALAPHPGPVPVTPPCPPSARGRDPHLQLRGLVPLGLWGALSWARGGSGGSFSLLETLCAYGYSLAALVPAAVLWALPVPWLRWAVLAVLAVPSAAALAVTFWPPLRAGGRVPALAGGPRWWPCTPCWPWAASSTSSSPSPQRDLGGPPWGSPPPTLPTLHGEGGLGWGKPLDRGTPPSPPPDPPSSEPAPLREPK from the exons ATGACCGGAAACGGCTCCAGTCGGGACGGACCGAGCGGAACCATCGTGGGGGCGGAAcggcgcggcgggagcgcgggACGGGAGCGAGACGGACCGGGCGGAAACCACTGTAGACGGGGCGCGGGGGAGGGACGAGTCCACGTCGGCGGAGCCGGCG CGAGAGGCTCCGCCATGGACGAGCCCCGGCCTCACG ACTCCCGGGAGGCGCCGGAGCCGCGGTCGGGACCCTCCGTGGCGGTGCCGCTGCCGGAGCCCCCCGAGGACGGGGACGATGCCGACACGGCCGAG CTCCTGGCGGGGCAGCGGCAGCCGCGCGGCTTCTGGACCTTCGAGTATTACCAGGCGTTTTTCGACGTGGACACGCGGCAG GTGCTGGAGCGCATCAAGGCCTCGGTGCTGCCGGTACCGGGGAAGAACTTTGTGCGTCACCGGCTGCGCAACAACCCCGACCTGTAcg GCCCGTTCTGGATCTGTGCCAccctggctctggctctggccATCAGCGGGGACCTGTCCCAGCTCGGCGCCGCCCGCGGGGGCCCCGAGCACCGGTACCGGCCCCGCTTCCACCACG CCCTTGCCCCGCACCCTGGGCCCGTTCCCGTgacccccccgtgcccccccaGTGCCCGTGGCCGTGACCCTCATCTTCAGCTACGCGGGCTGGTGCCGCTGGGGCTCTGGGGGGCCCTGAGCTGGGCccgggggggctcggggggctcCTTCAGCCTCCTGGAGACCCTCTGTGCCTACGGCTACTCCCTGGCTGCGCTCGTGCCCGCCGCT GTGCTGTGGGCGCTGCCGGTGCCGTGGCTGcgctgggcagtgctggccgTGCTGGCCGTGCCCTCGGCCGCAGCTCTGGCCGTCACCTTCTGGCCGCCCCTGAGGGCTGGTGGCCGCGTGCCCGCGCTGGCCGGGGGGCCGCGCTGGTGGCCCTGCACACCCTGCTGGCCCTGGGCTGCCAG ctctaCTTCTTCGAGCCCCTCCCCACAGCGGGATCTTGGGGGGCCCCCGTGGGGATCCCCCCCTCCAACGCTTCCCACCCTGCACGGTGAGggggggctgggatgggggaagcCCCTGGACCGAGGGACCCCCCCATCCCCCCCCCCCGACCCCCCCTCCTCGGAGCCCGCTCCGCTCCGTGAGCCCAAATAA
- the YIPF2 gene encoding protein YIPF2 isoform X2, whose amino-acid sequence MTGNGSSRDGPSGTIVGAERRGGSAGRERDGPGGNHCRRGAGEGRVHVGGAGGPVPVPVPVPSVTPRAPSDSREAPEPRSGPSVAVPLPEPPEDGDDADTAELLAGQRQPRGFWTFEYYQAFFDVDTRQVLERIKASVLPVPGKNFVRHRLRNNPDLYGPFWICATLALALAISGDLSQLGAARGGPEHRYRPRFHHALAPHPGPVPVTPPCPPSARGRDPHLQLRGLVPLGLWGALSWARGGSGGSFSLLETLCAYGYSLAALVPAAVLWALPVPWLRWAVLAVLAVPSAAALAVTFWPPLRAGGRVPALAGGPRWWPCTPCWPWAASSTSSSPSPQRDLGGPPWGSPPPTLPTLHGEGGLGWGKPLDRGTPPSPPPDPPSSEPAPLREPK is encoded by the exons ATGACCGGAAACGGCTCCAGTCGGGACGGACCGAGCGGAACCATCGTGGGGGCGGAAcggcgcggcgggagcgcgggACGGGAGCGAGACGGACCGGGCGGAAACCACTGTAGACGGGGCGCGGGGGAGGGACGAGTCCACGTCGGCGGAGCCGGCG GCCCGGTGCCGGTTCCGGTGCCGGTTCCCTCCGTGACCCCCCGGGCCCCCTCAGACTCCCGGGAGGCGCCGGAGCCGCGGTCGGGACCCTCCGTGGCGGTGCCGCTGCCGGAGCCCCCCGAGGACGGGGACGATGCCGACACGGCCGAG CTCCTGGCGGGGCAGCGGCAGCCGCGCGGCTTCTGGACCTTCGAGTATTACCAGGCGTTTTTCGACGTGGACACGCGGCAG GTGCTGGAGCGCATCAAGGCCTCGGTGCTGCCGGTACCGGGGAAGAACTTTGTGCGTCACCGGCTGCGCAACAACCCCGACCTGTAcg GCCCGTTCTGGATCTGTGCCAccctggctctggctctggccATCAGCGGGGACCTGTCCCAGCTCGGCGCCGCCCGCGGGGGCCCCGAGCACCGGTACCGGCCCCGCTTCCACCACG CCCTTGCCCCGCACCCTGGGCCCGTTCCCGTgacccccccgtgcccccccaGTGCCCGTGGCCGTGACCCTCATCTTCAGCTACGCGGGCTGGTGCCGCTGGGGCTCTGGGGGGCCCTGAGCTGGGCccgggggggctcggggggctcCTTCAGCCTCCTGGAGACCCTCTGTGCCTACGGCTACTCCCTGGCTGCGCTCGTGCCCGCCGCT GTGCTGTGGGCGCTGCCGGTGCCGTGGCTGcgctgggcagtgctggccgTGCTGGCCGTGCCCTCGGCCGCAGCTCTGGCCGTCACCTTCTGGCCGCCCCTGAGGGCTGGTGGCCGCGTGCCCGCGCTGGCCGGGGGGCCGCGCTGGTGGCCCTGCACACCCTGCTGGCCCTGGGCTGCCAG ctctaCTTCTTCGAGCCCCTCCCCACAGCGGGATCTTGGGGGGCCCCCGTGGGGATCCCCCCCTCCAACGCTTCCCACCCTGCACGGTGAGggggggctgggatgggggaagcCCCTGGACCGAGGGACCCCCCCATCCCCCCCCCCCGACCCCCCCTCCTCGGAGCCCGCTCCGCTCCGTGAGCCCAAATAA